One window from the genome of Maylandia zebra isolate NMK-2024a linkage group LG18, Mzebra_GT3a, whole genome shotgun sequence encodes:
- the LOC143413572 gene encoding uncharacterized protein LOC143413572 — MDPTFVSENLASWPVQTSAADMKQQQEANKIAGSETVQELKDALHFATQELKTAKEENASLKEKIAVLEDAHKMQVSSLQEELKLKDEALQRCVKKRRARTKAWVELLHESTIKDMEINTREQHWSSKWQSTEKSLKEEKKKVEELQIKNKLLMENLQENLDKWKNVLQELAPDADHQEETLETNSQEEKLENHEGEEEATDKPRKDKKKQEEEEEKQETKEDIEENLEGKSDEKMEDKRATEDLNPNLCLVTIPLTPSDSCPLPPVLMPQLNQSTSSLPYPPSRAFSYSSPSSYSLRNTLSLHTFPQSSSQPYSVSRAPSYYLPLFSKPVQLFCSF, encoded by the exons ATGGACCCAACATTTGTCTCAGAAAATCTG GCATCTTGGCCAGTGCAGACTAGCGCTGCTGATATGAAACAGCAGCAGGAAGCTAACAAGATTGCTGGAAGTGAAACGGTGCAAGAATTAAAAGATGCACTCCATTTTGCCACTCAGGAGTTGAAGACTGCAAAGGAGGAAAATGCATCTTTGAAGGAGAAGATTGCCGTTCTTGAAGATGCTCACAAAATGCAAGTGAGTAGCCTCCAAGAAGAGCTCAAACTCAAGGATGAGGCGCTTCAAAGATGTGTGAAGAAAAGAAGAGCTCGAACCAAAGCCTGGGTAGAACTCCTCCATGAATCGACCATAAAAGACATGGAGATAAACACCAGGGAACAACACTGGAGCAGCAAGTGGCAATCAACCGAGAAGAGCctgaaagaggagaagaagaaagtggaGGAGCTCCAAATTAAGAACAAGCTTCTGATGGAGAACTTACAAGAAAATCtggacaaatggaagaacgTCCTTCAG GAGCTTGCACCCGACGCTGACCACCAGGAAGAAACCCTGGAAACAAATTCCCAAGAGGAAAAACTGGAAAACCACGAGGGAGAAGAGGAGGCAACGGACAAACCAAGAAAGGACAAGAAAAagcaggaagaagaggaggaaaagcAGGAGACAAAAGAGGACATCGAAGAAAACCTTGAGGGAAAAAGTGACGAGAAGATGGAAGATAAAAGAGCAACTGAAGATCTAAACCCAAACCTCTGCCTGGTTACCATCCCTCTCACTCCCTCCGACTCTTGCCCTTTACCCCCTGTCCTTATGCCCCAACTCAACCAGTCTACCTCCTCCCTACCTTACCCACCCTCTCGTGCTTTTTCCTACTCTTCACCCAGCTCTTATTCTTTACGCAACACCCTCAGTCTCCACACCTTCCCCCAATCCTCCTCCCAACCTTACTCGGTCTCTCGTGCTCCCTCCTACTATTTACCCTTGTTTTCCAAACCTGTGCagcttttttgttcattttaa